A window from Deltaproteobacteria bacterium encodes these proteins:
- a CDS encoding potassium transporter TrkH produces the protein MNTHAAKFISPAFLPVYFFILVIVLGGALLHLSVSLNDTPISWLDAMFTSVSATCVTGLAVVDTGATFSTVGLIV, from the coding sequence ATGAACACCCATGCCGCGAAATTCATTTCGCCCGCCTTTTTGCCGGTGTATTTTTTCATCCTGGTCATCGTTCTGGGCGGCGCGCTGCTTCATCTGTCCGTGAGCCTGAACGACACGCCCATTTCCTGGCTGGACGCCATGTTCACCTCGGTCTCCGCCACCTGCGTCACGGGACTGGCCGTGGTCGATACGGGGGCGACCTTTTCGACCGTCGGCCTGATCGT